ggatctcttcacctctcttcctgGTCCCATGGTTACCTGTATCACTTGGAGACTTTCGGGTCAGCACCGTAACGTTGCTTCAACGCCCCCGTAGGTTTCCTTCGTACTGAGACCTCTCTGTGGTTAACCGCCGGGGTAACCGAAGGAAATCAAACGACACGTGACGCAGTGACTCCATGAACGGGGGATTGTGGAGAATGGCGAGAAGTCCGAGTCGCCGCCATCGATGCTCTGATTTGAGTTAACAGCCGGTCAGACTATTGGCTGACTGTCCACTATCACCCACCTCCAATCTGGATGGTGGATATTAGCACGCTGTCTCGGCAGAATGGGACTCCACCGGGTCCTGCAGAGCTAATGCCATCTCCACTTCTACTACGATGACTGTTGTTGGCTGTTACGGCGCTGACAGCGATTAACATTATCGCAGGAGCGGAGAGTTATTAATAATATATGATTGTAGATACCTGGAGGCGAGCCTGGATAAAGTACTTGGATGACAGTACCCCCTGAACGACAGGGGAAACAAATGACCAACAAACTGTGTGTGTGCCGGATGGCGGAAGCAGagcatgtggatatattgaattgTTTTATTCCGCTGCCGAGCGACTGATGTGCACCGAGTCAGACACattgcatgtgtgagtgtgtgtctgacggtgtgtgtgtgtgtgtctgcactgcAGCTCCCTCGCGTCTCACACTCTGAGGAATTGCAGATATGAGACGAGCACCGATTCCATCGCAGGCAACGCCAGAGACTCCATGGACTTCGCTCCCGCACACGCCGACATTGTCTGTGTGAAACGACGGATGCGCTGAAGAGGACGCTGCAGTGCTCTGACTCACCGTCTCACACCATCAGCCTCTCCAAGCCTCGTTCAACATGTAGTATGTATGAGCCATATTGACTTTCGTTCTCACCTGCCAAACTTTGAAGGAATGAACGACTGAAGCCTGAAGCCAAATCTATTTTCTCGTACGCTGTGCTGAGCCTGCTGACATGGTTCTGCCTCAGTGTCCTTGACGTTAGTGCTGGGACGTCCGTGACCTGCCCGTAGAGACCGGGCTGACAGTGGTGTTGCCGAGGTGAGGCAACAGCTgcaaagaggggaggagagggcgaGGGAAGGCGGGGAGAGGAGCACCTACGGACAGACGAGAGCTGTGACACGCAAGCCTGCAGCAAGCACCTCGGCCCGGTGGACTGAACCAGACCCTATGAGAAGGTGTCGAGAGCCCACATCCCGTCTCGTCATTGTCACTTTCTATACTCCTGGCAAGCAACCATAGCTAAACCTGCTGTCACTAACGTCACACCACAAGCAGGTGTCACATTGATATTGCTTTCATCCGTCACGCTCTGGTGTGCCTGTCCACCTGAGTGCCTGTCCACCTGagtgtctgttttttttttgctttcgAGTTTTGcctcctctgtccttccctcAGTCGTTCACTCTGCGATGGGAAGCTCTATGGGCTGTGTGAGGCCTCCTCGGGAGGGAGGACACGGCTTCCCCCCACTGTCCCCCAACCCCAAACGGCGCCTCCGCTTCCGGCGGAAACGCAAAGGAAAGAAGCGCCAGAAAGGAGGGTCGTCGGTCGGCTCGGAGGTGGAAAGCGTAAGGATAAGCAACATAccggaggaggaggatgaagaggaagaggacaaAGGCACTGTCACAGAGGCAACCACGGCCTCGTTCAACACTATGAGTGACGTCGGAGCCAAAATCACCAATTTAACTGTGCCTCATGTCCAAACTCAATCCAGGCAGCCCCTTCCCAGTGCTCTCTGTACGGACTCCACGAGTGACAGCATGGGGGGGTTGGGGGGTAGCAGAGTGCTTGAACTGTCCCCTGAGCCAAGcccagtgtggagaaggctgtcCTACCCCGGAGCTGGGAGTGAGGAAGGGGGGGAGAGCAGTACCATAGAGGCCCCAAGCAGCCAAGGGCAACCCAGTGAggaccccacccccaccccagatAACCCTGACCCATCTTTCCCGTCCCAGGTGCACACCACCCCTGGTGGGGGTCGAGTCTGCAAAGTCAGGGAGCGAGAACAaggggtcctggagaggcctTGTATACGAAGACCcaagaaagagagggaacgggggaagaaaggagaaaaggagaaagaggaggtggaggatgaagGTGGGGGTGGGCCAGCAGGGATGCTGGGGGTTGCTTTTAACAACCCTTTGTCAAAGGAGCACAAAGGGGTGGTCCACATTCGCGAGGTGGAGGGCCGGCTGTGTGTTGTGAGGACAGTCTACCCCAGTGACTTTGGGTCCCCGGTTTGGAGAGGGGACAGTTACCATGACAAAGAGGTAGAAGTAGAGGTATGTGCCGAACCTCCAGCCGCATCTCCTGTGACTGGGAACATCCTCAAAGTACATCTTTCTGAGGAAGACCGCAGGAGAGCCAAAATGGATGCCAGGACCACTTTCCTTATGGGGACCCAGGAAACCACAAGAGTCAAGGAACTCAGTCTGGATAAACCAACACAGGTCCGAGGGGGACTATTAATACAGAACCCTCTTTCCTCTGCCTATGCCAGCGATCTGCCCCACACCTCCCCAGAGACGGGGGGAGCCACCCAGCTAAGCAGGGTTGACTTGACCCAAAGGAGAGCCAAAATGGACACCTCAGGTCTCAATATGACAACCAACCTTATGGAGACCCAGGAAACTACAAAAGTCGAGGGAGCCTCGGTACAGGACCCTCTGTCCTCTGGCTATGCCAGCGACCTGCCACTAACCTCCCCAGAGGCAGGGGGCGCCACCCAGATAGACTGGGAAAGCTCCAGAGAGGGACTGGACTCTGCAACTGACAGTCCTCTATCTCCACCCCAGGTCACCACAAAGCAGTTCCCTCAGGTCAGGGGcatttttctctctttccttctttttTTTCACTCGCTCTCTTTTACTCATggaaatgtaggctacattgtcCAGGATCAGGCCGAGAGCATATTTCTGAATGTATGTAAAAGGGCAACACACATCTTTGTCTTGAGAGAGATCCTTTGTACATTTGTGTCtttctcgctctgtgtgtctctgtgttgtctctctgcaTCTCCTCATCCTTCCAGAGTCCGTCTCCAGAGCCTAATCAGCACAGTGCAGaccttctctgcatctctccccttttctctctttctttccctctgtctttctctccatcactcaTTGTTTTCCTCACACCACCCACTCTTTCCTCTGTTacttctgactgtgtgtgtgtgtgtgtgtgtgtgtgtgtgtgtgtgtgtgtgttttcccccttAAATGGCAGGGTTCCTGACAGCATACTGTAACTTGTTATTTTGCAATGATTGTTTTATGAAATCATATGGCTCACACAATGTctagtaattctatttctatgcctACTGTAGTGTAGGCCTTTGACCCCACAGTTGCTGGCGACCCTTTTACTGTTGTTACCAATAAGAACCTCTGTTGATAATTGTAGTGAGTTGATCTAGACCTGCTCAAAGTGCTTTACCTCGACAGCAGGAAACTCCCTTCTTGGCTGCCGACTCCCTTCTTGGCTGTAGCGCCCCGTCGTCAGTATATTATGATGCTCTGTTGCCTTTGGGCCTGTGTGTCTCATTTGATGCGTGGTACTGAGTCACAGGGAAAGCAAGACCGACACGCACAGTTGCTTAGAGCCCGGTCTCCACAAAGGCTCCCGTTTACGAGTGTTTTAGCCAGGTAGCGATCAATACGTCTGTCTCTttcgttagtgtgtgtgtgtgtgtgtgtgtgtgtgtgtgtgggtacgtgACGGCTGCCTTTTTGGCGATGTCAGATATCTGAACAAATAGGGTTTTCAGATGCGCATTCATCAACACTGTACTGCTGCATCAAGCCCCAGAGGGGGATTCCTAACCCTttatgtccccccccccactcgctctctttctctctctttctctcgttttgTGTATTTGGTGTATTTTGTCCGTCTCGTTCCCTCTCCCCATCAACTATCTAAATATCGCctctagaggtcgactgattatacCGGCATGTCCGATTTAATCATTgccgattttcaagttttcataacaatcggtaatctgcatttttggacgcgGATTATGGCCGATGACGTTGCAATTCATGAGGAGACTGTGTGTGGCAGGCTTGAccacgcgagtgcagcaaggagccaagttaaggtgctagctagcattaaacttattttataaaaaaaCAACCAATCTTAACATAATCGCTAGTTAACCACACATGGAtgatgatgatattactagtttaactagcttgtcctgcgttgagtataatcaatgcggtgcctgttcaaTTATCATCGAGtcacagcctacttcaccaaACGGGTGGTGATTTAACAAAGGTGCATTCtcgtcagggtatatgcagcagtttgggccgcctggctcgttgcgaactgtgtgaagataATTTCTTCCTTACAAAGACcttaattaatttgccagaattttacataactatgacataacattgaaggttgtgtaatgttacagcaatatttagacttagggatgccacccgttagataaaatacagaacagttccgtatttcactgaaagaataaacgttttgttttcaaaaagatagtttccggatttgaccatattaattttatttctgtgtgtttattataattaagtatgatcttatagagcagtctgtctgaatgctggtaggcagcagcaggcttgtgtTACggtgtagctgtctgtctgttagtgtttggTAGTGTCTGATTTAAGCACGAAGTCACTGGATAATTGACACCATGTGCCCTGTTTTGGTAGTGTAAAATCGCTACCGTATGTTACCCAAAACAACCATATTGCTCATAATCAGAATTCATGATAAACATGTCCATGCGAAGGTGGTAATTATGTATGGCGATTTCAATTGACCAGTGCAAACATGCAGTATGTAGTATCCGGTCCAATCACCAGCTGCAGTATTCTAAACAGGTTATGGGTTGCAGGGGACGGGGGACGGAACTGAGCTACATAGGATGGTACAGTACCTGGGGGTCGAATGGTAGAGTGAGGCTGTGCTTGACTCGTTTATCGTTTATTGCCAGTCACTGAAGGGCTCAGGGCCAGAGTCAAGTTGATGGAGTGACCCTGTAATTGGATGTCCGTGCCTTAATATTCTTTACTATAAAAGGCTCACGTCACGGAGGAGCTGTGTTTTGGGGGTACACAcacggtgtgtgtctgtctgcgtgtttgccgtcggtgtgtgtgtctgtctgcgtgtttgccgtcggtgtgtgtgtctgtctccgtgTTTGccgtctgcgtgtgtctgtctgcgtgtttgCCGTCggctgtgtctgtctgcgtgtttgccgtcggtgtgtgtctgtctgcgtgtttgccgtcggtgtgtgtctgtctgtactgtatgtgcatGTTTTGCCTTATTAGTTAAAAGGCTGTCGGAGGAGCTGTGTTTTtacggtgtgtgtctgtctgcaggcCTGGTTTTGCTCtccggtgtgtgtctgtctctcggtGTGTGTCTCGTTTGCATGCCTTTCCTCCTCAAGTTGATGGAGTGACCCTGTAATTGGATGTCCGTGCCTTAATATTCTTTACTATGTGCATGTTTTGCTTACGTCAGGCCGGAGGAGCTGTGTTTTGGTTGATGGAGTGACACAcacggtgtgtgtctgtctgctgtgtttgTACgtcggtgtgtgtctgtctgcgtgtttgccgtcggtgtgtgtctgtctgcgtgtttgccgacggtgtgtgtctgtctgcgtgtttgccgacggtgtgtgtctgtctgcgtgtttgccgacggtgtgtgtctgtctgcgtgtttgccgacggtgtgtgtctgtctgcgtgtttgCCGACGGTAGgtgtctgtctgcgtgtttgccgacggtgtgtgtctgtctgcgtgtttgCCGACGGTAGgtgtctgtctgcgtgtttgccgtcggtgtgtgtgtttgccgtcggtgtgtgtctgtctgcgtgtttgccgtcggtgtgtgtctgtctgcgtgtttgccgtcggtgtgtgtctgtctgcgtgtttgccgtcggtgtgtgtctgtctgcgtgtttgccgtcggtgtgtgtctgtctgcgtgtttgccgatggtgtgtgtctgtctgtactgtatgtgcacGTCATGTGCATGTTTTGCCTTATTAGTTTACTCAGGCCTGgttttgctctccctctctctcgtttgcatgccattcctcctctccctcgcccccccctctctctctctccttctcttttggTTGTTGCTGCAGTCTCCTGGCACTCACTGGACTTTCATTCTATTCTATATAAGCACtcgagactgagggagggagggagggagggagggagggagggagggagggaggagggagggagggagggagggagggagggagggagggagggagggagggagggaggggaagggaagacGGGAAGTGAGAAAAGGGGATGACGGAGGAATACTGATGACAAGAACCAGGCACTGCCAGATACTGCACCTACAACAGCCCCCCTTTGTCACGATGAACAGATTAAAGAAAGACGAGTGTAGAGAAGAAAGGGAAGCGAGTGGGATGGAGGACGGTTGGCTTAAGTAGGTTATAAGCTCTTTGACCTCAAAAAGAGAAGAGGGGGACGAAAAAGAGGAGTGAAGCAGCAGATTGATGCGAAGGAGAGACCAACGGTTCAAAACAAGGCAGTGTCTGCAGAAGAACAGGTCAAATGAGGAGAAAAGCAGAAGTGACAGAGATAGAAGGGGTGGGCTGGAAGGAGGCcgaacaagggggggggggggtagatggaTGAAGGAATGAACAAGtagaggagtgagagggggagattgTGGTGAGAAAACAAGTTAATGAGCTGGCCAGAATAACAAGAGACCGAAAGAGAAAAGAACATTGGCTCGGGCTTAAGGCCTATTGGTTAAAGGACAGAGAAGATTACGGATAGGAACAAAGATGACAAGTTGAATCAAAGTGAATAGAAGACTAGCACGTTGATACAATTCTGCTGACTCACCGTGTGTGTACGTTTGCATGTCACGTACATCCGTGTGTGCGTGGGCCTGTGTGAAATATGGGTACAAAGCGATTGTTCATTAGTTTGTCATCACACGAGAGATATGTTTTGAAACAGTGTAATGAATGCCCACTGTGGGTTGCAGTCTGGTAGTAGGACAATGTCATGAAAATGAGAGGGGAATGTCGTCTGTAATGAATGTCTGCCCCTAAAGGGGAAAGGTTGCGCATCTCTGCCAGCTGTTGTGGCTTTCATATCACATGTTTGTTCCTTGCCATGATTACACAGTAAGAGCAGGCATCCTTTGACCATCAAATGGCTCATATTTGGAACCTTCTACCAATACTTGGGGATGGATCCAAGCAAAGTCATCCCATATTCATTAACCCTCActtctcctctggtctctcctgATCTGACGTTGATCTGagcggggagtgtgtgtgtgtgtgtgttcataatgAGTGTTTCCTGTATGAACCATatcctctctgtgttccagaTCTCTGAGATCTATGTGAGCGGGGAGTCTGGGGACCTGACCGCTAAGGAGAAGCTGTTGTTATGGAGCCAGAAGGCCTCTGAGGGCTGGCCTGGCCTCCGCTGTACCAacttctcctcctcctggagCGACGGGCGCATGTTCAACGCCCTGCTCCACCGATTCAGGTACACACACAATCACCCACTGAgatgcatgcagacacacacacacacactttcagttctgacaccccccgtctccctctctgatgGTCTCCAGGCCAGATCTGATTGACATGGAGGTGGTGGCACAGCAGAGTAACCTTGACAACCTGGAGCAGGCCTTTGAGATCGCCGAGTCGCTAGGGGTGACCAGACTACTGGACGCTGAAGGTAaccgtctgcctgcctgcctgcgtctctGTCCGTCTGCCTGCGTCTCTGTCCGTCTGCCTGCGTCTCTGTCCGTCTGCCTGCGTCTCTGTCCATCTGCCTGCGTCTCTGTCCGTCTGCCTGCGTCTCTGTCCGTCTGCCTGCGTCTCTGTCCGTCTGCCTGCGTCTCTGTCCATCTGCCTGCGTCTCTGTCCGTCTGCCTGCGTCTCTGTCCGTCTGCCTGcgtctctgtccgtctctgtccgtctgcctgcgtctctgtccgtctgcctgcgtctctgtccgtctgcctgcgtctctgtccgtctctgtccgtctgcctgcttctctgtccgtctctgtccgtctgcctgcttctctgtccgtctctgtcagtctgcctgcttctctgtccgtctctgtccgtCTGCCTGCTTCTCTGTCGTCTCTGTCCGTCTGCctgcttctctgtcctctctgtgtgtctgcctgcttctctgtccgtctctgtccgtctgcctgcttctctgtccgtctctgtccgtctgcctgcttctctgtcctctctgtccgtctctgcgtctctgtccgtctctgtccgtctgcctgcttctctgtccgtctctgtccgtctgcctgcttctctgtccgtctctgtcagTCTGTGTACTTCTAGTCTCCGGCTGTTTTTCAGTGTATCATGAGAGTAGTGTACATCATGATACTGTCTGTGTGCCTCTTTGTTCTGTtggtctgcctctctctaccgTTTATATCGTGTTGAcctttcctctccccctttcatctccctgtctctctgtctctgtctctctctgtgtgtctctctctttttctctctctctctttttctctgtctcttttctctctctgtctccgtctctctctctgtgtctccgtctctttctctctgtctctgtctctctctctgtgtctgtctctctctctgtctctctctctgtctctctctctgtgtctgtctctctctctgtgtctctctctctctgtgtctctctctctgtgtctctctctctgtgtctgtctctctctctctgtctctctctctgtctgtctctctcggtctctctagaTGTGGACGTTCCGTCTCCAGATGAGAAGTCGGTCATCACATACGTCTCCTCCATCTACGATGCCTTTCCCAAGAtcccagagggaggagagggcatcGCAGCACACGTATGTTCTACTTTTCTCTAACATTAGCTTGTATTAATGTACAGTTGGTCAGTCTGTGTGAACGAATGTATTTGGAATGAATGTCTGTAGTCTTGTTGGCATGCCTGCTCAAGGGACATCATGTTGCCATAGCTGTGGAGTCAATAATGGACTCCATTGATCGCAGTCTGCCACTGAAGTATATTGATAGCTGACTGTCAATGaaccaatccctctctctctctctctctctctctctctctccctctctctttctcctctccctttcctccttccctctttctctctctctcgctatcagGAGGTGGACCACCGCTGGGCAGAGTACCAGTCTTGTTTCTCCATGCTGCGCCAGTGGAGCCGGCAGCACACGGCCCTCATGGCCAACAAGAACTTCCCACTGGACCCTGTGGAGCtcaaggtgaagagagagggaaagggtcAAGAACGGGAGTCCGggcgatggagaggagagaataaaatagacagaatggaggaggaaggaaggatgggtagaaagagagcgaggcaataaggggatgagggagaggggggacaggaTGTGGGTAAAGatgaaaaataaatgtttataaagcaataggagaataggagatgctgatctaggatcagttcagCGATTTAGATAATCAAGAATATGATTATATAGACGGGGGGGGGAGGGCTGTTCCTAGATCAGCATTAtgactctgagatgctttatgaatatgGGTCATTCATAAAGACAGTCTATTATTGACATCTCGCCTTTTGTCAACACcctgtcactgtcccacaggcacTTTACAATGAGTACGTCCATTTCAAAGAGACGGAGATCCCTGCCAAGGAGCTGGAGAAGAGTGGCGTTGAACACCTCTACAAACTGCTGGAGGTAGgcgatggatggctggatggagggagggagggagcgaggggggaggaaggaagcGAGGGGGGAGGAAGCGAGGGGGTAGGGAGGAAGCGAGGGGGTAGGGAGGAAGCGAGAGACTTGATTTCTAAAACATATTGAGACTCAATGACGACAAGCGCTGTAAAATGTCAGCAGAAACCGCAAACCTACATTGATGGTAAACACCGATTTACCATCCGAGAGACTGAACGACATACCCAGGCAGATACTATCATTACCCTTGAGGACACAGCCTCATTTTCAACAACATATCATATTATGGCATGTTTGGCTGGCCTTAGTCTTGTAGAAAACTGAAACTCATAAACTCAATGAccgacaaaagagagagaaacatggagagattgacagagagagagagagagagctggagagcgagaaagaaaagGATTTGAAGAGGTGACCTGGTTTCTGCCACCACAAGCAGGACCACACTGTGCATCATGAGTccatctcgtgtgtgtgtgtgtgtgtgtgtgtgtgtgtgtgtgtgtgagatcgaACACCCCGTTCTCTGCACTAGGCCATCTCAACCCCATGCCACTGCCTTGAGACAACAAACTATAATTCCTCCTATCAAATCCTCTTTCATTTCCCCACGCATCCCAAACATTTATACTTCAAGACCTCGAAGAGATTTGtgtcctttttccacattttgttttacgttacatccttataataaaatgtattaaatcaataaatagacatttctgcaaatgtatttaaaaaaatatcttatttacataagtattcagaccctttgcaatgagactcgaaattgagctcaggtgcatcctgtttctattgatcatccttgatatgtttctacaacttgattggagtccacctgtggtcaattcaattgattggacatgatttggaaaggcacacacctgtctatgtaagggcccacagttgacggtgtatgtcagagcaaaaaacaagccatgctgtcgaaggaattgtccgtagagctcagaaacaggattgtgttgaggcacagatctggggaaggacacTGCaggatttctgcagcattgaaggtccccaaggttCTCCCTCTGTggagggagaaccttccaggaggagaaccatctctgcagcactccaccaattaggcctttatggtagagtggccagatggaagccactcctcagtaaaaggcacatgacagcccgttagAGTTTGCCAAGGGGCGCCTAAAGGActccgaccatgagaaacaagattatctggtctgatgaaaccaagatgtaattatttagcctgaatgccaagcatcacgtctggaagaaacctggcaccatccctacgatgaatcatggtggtggcagcatcatgctgtggggatgtttttcagcagcagggactgggagactagtcaggattcaGGGAAAGAAGAACAGAgtaaagagatccttgatgaaaacctgctccagagcactcaggacctcagatgggggcaaaggttcaccttccagcaggacaacaacacagccaagacaacccaggagtggcttcgggacaagtctctgaatgtccttgagtggcccagccagagcccggacttgaacctgatcgaatatctctggaaagacctaaacaaatagctgtgcagcgacgctccccattcaatcTGACAggacttgagaggatctgcagagaagaatgggagaaactccccaaatacaggtcggTCAaggttgtagcgtcatacccaagaagacttgaggctgtaatcctgtttttgcttcttcattatggggtattgtgggtagattgaggGAGGGAAACTATTGAATCCAGTTTAGAAAAAGGATGTAACATaatgtgggaaaagtgaaggggtctgaatactttctgaatgcactgtttgTGTTATAGAAGTTATAATGATGTGCATGTTTGTGTTCCCCAGGTATGGATGGAGTTTGGGCGCATCAAGCTGCCCCTGGGCCTGCACCCCAACGacctggaggaggagtggggCAAGCTGATCCTGGAgatgctggagagagagaagccctGCGGCCCGCTGTGGAGAGGTCATGACCCTGACCTTAATCCTGGAGTGTTTCAGTTGGTTTATATCAGTAGCTATAGAGAAGGCCCTGCGGCCCGCTGTGGAGAGGTCatgaccctgaccttaacccttactacTGCTGCTCGTGTTTCAGTTGGTTTATATCAGTAGCTATAGAGAGAGAAGGCCCTGCAGCTTTCTGTGGAGAGGTCatgaccctgaccttaacccttactacTGCTGCTCGTGTTTCAGTTGGTTTATATCAGTAGCTATAGAGAGAGAAGGCCCTGCTGTGGAGAGGTCATGACCCTGACCTTTTCTACTGCTGCGTGTGTTTCAGTTGGTTTATATCAGTAGCTATAGAGAGAGAAGGCCCTGCGGCCCGCTGTGGAGAGGTCatgaccctgaccttaacccttactacTGCTGCTCGTGTTTCAGTTGGTTTATATTTATATCGCTGTGGAGAGGTAGCTACTACTGCTGCTCGTGTTTCAGTTGGTTTATATCAGTAGCTATAGAGAGAGAAGGCCCTGCAGCTTTCTGTGGAGAGGTCAGCAGCTGAGACATACATAACACTATAACTAACCAGAaccttaaagctggaatccttaatggtgaaacaGCCAAGCCTGCATGCAGTTTTAGAACAACAAGATaagttactgcaaacaacaaACACTTTCTTCTCCTCTGACGTCGTTGCACGCGCCATAAAAGAGCATAATATGTTgtgcgtttttttttttttttttggtgctgCACGACGCTCCTCAGCTCGGCAACAAATCCAATAACAACAGCA
Above is a genomic segment from Oncorhynchus masou masou isolate Uvic2021 chromosome 12, UVic_Omas_1.1, whole genome shotgun sequence containing:
- the LOC135548980 gene encoding uncharacterized protein LOC135548980 → MGSSMGCVRPPREGGHGFPPLSPNPKRRLRFRRKRKGKKRQKGGSSVGSEVESVRISNIPEEEDEEEEDKGTVTEATTASFNTMSDVGAKITNLTVPHVQTQSRQPLPSALCTDSTSDSMGGLGGSRVLELSPEPSPVWRRLSYPGAGSEEGGESSTIEAPSSQGQPSEDPTPTPDNPDPSFPSQVHTTPGGGRVCKVREREQGVLERPCIRRPKKERERGKKGEKEKEEVEDEGGGGPAGMLGVAFNNPLSKEHKGVVHIREVEGRLCVVRTVYPSDFGSPVWRGDSYHDKEVEVEVCAEPPAASPVTGNILKVHLSEEDRRRAKMDARTTFLMGTQETTRVKELSLDKPTQVRGGLLIQNPLSSAYASDLPHTSPETGGATQLSRVDLTQRRAKMDTSGLNMTTNLMETQETTKVEGASVQDPLSSGYASDLPLTSPEAGGATQIDWESSREGLDSATDSPLSPPQVTTKQFPQLME